In Excalfactoria chinensis isolate bCotChi1 chromosome 3, bCotChi1.hap2, whole genome shotgun sequence, one DNA window encodes the following:
- the FAXC gene encoding failed axon connections homolog, which translates to MLWGVGLAAPRSCVADLSRNRSLSLGWCAGPEEPPPALYGGELVAFPLAGAGAGGTMAALGSDSWWKKTLYLTGGALLAAAAYLLHELLAIRKEQEIDSKDAIILHQFSRPNNGVPSLSPFCLKMETYLRMADLPYQNYFDGKLSPQGKMPWIEYNHKKVSGTEFIIDFLEEKLGVNLNKNLGPRERAVSRAVTKMVEEHFYWTLAYCQWVENLHETQKMISVYGPLSDLLKWILCHLTKGIVKREMYGHGIGRFSEEEMYTLMEKDMRTLASLLGDKKYIMGPNLSTVDATVFGHLAQAMWTLPGTRPERLIKGELINLAMYCERIRRKFWPEWHHDDDNTLYESEESSDASKTHSPLQDFSFYSRTETFDEEGNSISHTPDTDYTGHSLFDSDVDMDDYRDHEQCK; encoded by the exons ATGCTGTGGGGAGTCGGGCTGGCGGCGCCTCGCTCCTGCGTGGCGGACCTGAGCCGCAACCGCAGCCTGTCGCTGGGCTGGTGCGCGGGGCCCGAGGAGCCGCCGCCCGCGCTCTATGGGGGCGAGCTGGTCGCCTTCCCGCTGGCGGGCGCGGGGGCGGGCGGCACCATGGCGGCGCTGGGCTCGGACTCGTGGTGGAAGAAGACGCTGTACCTGACGGGCGGCGCGCTGCTGGCCGCCGCCGCCTACCTGCTCCACGAGCTGCTGGCCATCCG gAAAGAGCAGGAGATTGATTCCAAAGATGCTATCATACTGCACCAGTTTTCGAGGCCCAATAATGGTGTTCCCAGTCTGTCACCTTTCTGCCTGAAAATGGAAACGTACCTAAGGATGGCTGACCTACCCTACCAG aactATTTTGATGGAAAACTTTCCCCTCAAGGAAAAATGCCTTGGATTGAATACAATCACAAAAAGGTGTCTGGCACTGAGTTCATTATTGACTTTTTGGAAGAGAAACTTGGagtgaatttaaataaaaaccttGGTCCGCGAGAAAGAGCCGTTTCCAGAGCTGTGACAAAGATGGTGGAGGAGCACTTCTATTG GACTCTAGCTTATTGCCAATGGGTGGAAAACCTTCATGAGACGCAAAAGATGATTTCAGTTTACGGCCCCCTCAGTGATTTGCTGAAGTGGATTCTCTGCCATCTGACCAAAGGGATAGTGAAGCGGGAGATGTACGGTCACGGAATTGGCCGCTTCTCTGAGGAGGAGATGTACACGCTGATGGAAAAGGACATGCGGACTCTAGCAAGCCTCCTGG GTGACAAAAAGTACATTATGGGACCAAACCTTTCCACTGTTGATGCCACAGTTTTTGGTCATCTGGCACAGGCAATGTGGACACTACCTGGGACTAGACCAGAGAGACTAATCAAAG gtGAACTCATTAACCTTGCTATGTATTGTGAAAGAATAAGGAGGAAATTCTGGCCAGAATGGCACCATGATGACGATAACACTCTGTATGAATCTGAGGAAAGCAGTGATGCAAGCAAGACTCACTCCCCCTTGCAGGACTTCAGTTTTTATTCAAGGACAGAAACATTTGATGAGGAAGGGAACAGTATTTCTCATACTCCTGACACAGATTACACTGGACACTCCCTTTTTGATTCAGATGTGGACATGGATGACTACAGAGATCACGAACAATGCAAATGA